ATGACATCACCTGGCTAGACATGGAGTGATAGACAAACACgctcaccagacagacagacagacaggcaggcaggcagacagacacgctccacacaggcaggcagacaggcagacacgctccacacaggcagacagacaggcagacagacaggcaggcagacaggcagacacgctccacgcagacaggcaggcagacagacagacaggcaggcaggcagacagacacgctccacacaggcaggcatgcagacaggcaggcaggcagacagacacgctccacacagacaggcaggcaggcagacagacacgctccacacaggcaggcatgcagacaggcaggcaggcagacagacacgctCCACGCAGACAGGCGGGcagacgggcaggcaggcagacagacaggcaggcagacacgctccaggcagacagacaggcaggcagacagacagacaggcagacacgctccacgcagacaggcaggcagacgggcaggcaggcagacagacaggcagacacgctccacgcaggcaggcaggcaggcagacaggcagacagacagacagacagacagacaggcagacacgctcCACGCAGACAGGCGGGcagacgggcaggcaggcaggcaggcagacacagacagacaggcagacacgctccacgcaggcagacaggcaggcgggcagacagacagacagacaggcagacacgctccacgcaggcaggcagacagacagacaggcaggcagacacgctccacgcaggcaggcgggcagacgggcaggcaggcaggcagacagacagacaggcagacacgctccacacaggcagacagacaggcaggcagacagacagacaggcagacacgctcCACGCAGACAggcgggcagacagacagacagacagacagacagacaggcagacacactccacgcagacaggcaggcaggcgggcagacgggcaggcagacagacaggcagacacgctccacgcaggcaggcagacagacagacaggcagacacgctccacgcaggcagacagacagacaggcaggcaggcaggcagacagacaggcagacacgctccacgcagacaggcagacagacagacagacaggcagacacgctccacgcagacaggcaggcaggcgggcagacaggcagacacgctccacgcagacaggcaggcaggcgggcagacgggcaggcagacagacaggcagacacactccacgcagacagacaggcaggcagacagacagacagacagacacactccacgcaggcaggcaggcaggcgggcagacGGGCAGGCAGACACGCTCCAcgcagccagacagacaggcagacagacaggcaatatTGCTGTAAATGAATTGTCAGAAATTGTTTTAGGTTTGTCTTTTTTAAACCAATAGTGGCCAGGTGGGGATAATGCTGCATTGGTTGGATAGTAGCTGGTAGCTTGCTGTGTCTTTAAACCAATAGTGGCTGACCAGGAGGTGGGATAATGCTGCGTTGGTTGGATAGTAGTTGGTAGCTTGCTGTGTCTTTAAACCAATAGTGGCTGACCAGGAGGTGGGATAATGCTGCGTTGGTTGGATAGTAGTTGGTAGCTTGCTGTGTCTTTAAACCAATAGTGGCTGACCAGGAGGTGGGATAATGCTGCGTTGGTTGGATAGTAGCTGGTAGCTTGCTGTGTCTTTAAACCAATAGTGGCTGACCAGGAGGTGGGATAATGCTGCGTTGGTTGGATAGTAGTTGGTAGCTTGCTGTGTCTTTAAACCAATAGTGACCAGGAGGTGGGATAATGCTGCATTGGTTGGATAGTAGCTGGTAGCTCGCTGTGTCTTTAAACCAATAGTGGCTGACCAGGAGGTGGGATAATGCTGCGTTGGTTGGATAGTAGCTGGTAGCTTGCTGTGTCTTTAAACCAATAGTGACCAGGAGGTGGGATAATGCTGCATTGGTTGGATAGTAGCTGGTAGCTCGCTGTGTCTTTAAACCAATAGTGGCTGACCAGGAGGTGGGATAATGCTGCGTTGGTTGGATAGTAGCTGGTAGCTTGCTGTGTCTTTAAACCAATAGTGGCTGACCAGGAGGTGGGATAATGCTGCGTTGGTTGGATAGTAGTTGGTAGCTTGCTGTGTCTTTAAACCAATAGTGACCAGGAGGTGGGATAATGCTGCATTGGTTGGATAGTAGCTGGTAGCTCGCTATGTCTTTATACTTACTGACATTTTGTTAATGAGATTTTGTGGTGGAACACGTGAACTTTGCATTGTACTTCCAGAATAGTTTGGCGAGCCGCTCCTAGCTACTGGTAGCTAGCCTGTTGTTGACCCCCCCCCTGCTATAAACAGCCCCACAGGAGAACAGTATTGGTGAACCGCTCCTAGCTACTGGTAGCTAGCCTGTTGTTGACCCCCCCACTGCTATAAACAGCCCCACAGGAGAACAGTATTGGTGACGTGAAAGGGCTTTCTAGTCCATGGAACAaacctcgggggggggggggcaaatcagTCTGATCACCAACGAAATGAAGATGCTGTTTTTCAAAACCATTTGTAATATGAGATCCTTGACTCGTACTGACTCGTACTGACTCGTATTGACTCGTGGAAATGGCCTGACTCATCTGGAACTCACCTTAAACTACACGTGTATATATAGACTATAGATCCAGCCAGAACCTTTCATCGTTTTGGACCGAGCCCAGTTTCTGTGGTCTCTGTAAAGTTTAAAATCAGGGCCCCCTGAGGATCTTTTCATGGTGTCTTATCTAGAGGATGAGGAATGTGTTAACGTGGGCCGTCTTCCTCTTCTGCGTGACTCACCCCCAGGCCCGTCTCCCTCTTCTGCATGACTCACCCCCAGGCccgtcttcctcttcctcttcacccccaggcccgtctccctcttcctcttcacccccaGGCCCGTCTCCCTCTTCTGCGTTACTCACCCCCAGGCccgtcttcctcttcctcttcacccccaggcccgtctccctcttcctcttcacccccaggcccgtcttcctcttcctcttcacccccaggccctcttctcttcacccccaggcccctcttcctcttcacccccaGGACCCTCTCTTCCATCTTCACCCCCAcggcccctcttcctcttcacccccaggccctcttcctcttcacccccaggccctcttcctcttcaccccccaggcccctcttcctcttcacccccaggccccctcttcctcttcacccccaggcccctcttcctcttcctcttcaccacgcagcccctcttcctcttcaccccaggcccctctccctcttcacccccaggccctctccctcttccccccccaggcccctcttcctcttcaccccaggcccctcttcctcttcacccccaggcccctcttcctcttcacccccaggcccctcttcctcttcacccccaggcccctcttcctcttcacccccaggcccctcttcctcttcaccccaggcccctctcctcttcctcttcacccccaggacccctctccctcttccccccaggccctcttcctcttcacccccaggcccctcttcctcttcacccccaggcccctcttcctcttcacccccaggcccctcttcctcttcacccccaggcccctcttcctcttcacccccaggcccctcttctgcgtgactcccccccagcccctcttctgcgtgactcccccccagcccctcttctgcgtgactcccccccagcccctcttctgcgtgactcacccccagcccctcttctgcgtgactcccccccagcccctcttcctcttctgcGTGACTCCCCCCCAGCCCCTCTTCTGCGTGACTCACCCCCAGCCCCTCTTCTGCGTGACTCACCCCCAGCCCCTCTTCTGTGTGACTCCCCCCCAGCCCCTCTTCTGCGTGACTCACCCCCAGGCCCGTCTCCCTCTTCTGCGTGACTCCCCCCAGCCCCTCTTTCTGCGTGACTCCCCCCCAGCCCCTCTTCTGCGTGACTCCCCCCCCAGCCCCTCTTCTGCGTGACTCCCCCCCAGCCCCCTCTCTGCGTGACTCCCCCCAGCCCCTCTTCTGCGTGACTCCCCCCCAGCCCCTCTTCTGCGTGACTTCCCCCTCCCAGCCCACTCTTCTGCGTGACTCCCCCCCAGGCCCCCTCTTCTGCGTGACTCCCCCCCAAGCCCCCTCTTCTGCGTGACTCCCCCCCGCCCCCTCTTCTGCGTGACTCCCCCCCAGCCCCCTCTTCTTCTGCGTGACTCCCCCCAGGCCCCTCTTCATCTTCGGACTCCCCCcaggcccctcttcctcttcaaCCCCAGGCCTATCCTCTTACCCCCAGGCCCCTCTCCCTCTTCACCCCCAGGCCCCTCTTCCCTCTTCACCCCcaggcccctcttcctcttcaccgCCCAGgccctcttcctcttcacccccCAGGCCCCTCTTCCTCTTACCCCAGGCCCCTCTCCTCTTCACCCcaggcccctcttcctcttcacccccaggccctcttctcttcacccccaggcccctcttcctcttcacccccaggcccctcttcccccttcacccccaggcccctcttcctcttcacccccaggcccctcttcctcttcacccccaggcccctcttcctcttcacccccaggcccctctcccctcttcacccccaggcccctcttcctcttcaccccaggcccctcttcctcttcacccccaggcccctcttcctcttcaacccccaggcccctcttcctcttcacccccaggcccctcttcctcttcacccccaggcccctcttcctcttcacaCCCTAcaggcccctcttcctcttcacccccaggcccctcctcctcttcacccccaggcccctcttcctcttcacccccaggcccctcttcctcttcacccccaggcccctcttcctcttctgcgtgactcccccccagcccctcttctgcgtgactcccccccagcccctcttctgcgtgactcccccccagcccctcttctgcgtgactccccccccagcccctcttcctcttctgcGTGACTCCCCCCCAGCCCCTCTTCTGCGTGACTCACCCCCAGCCCCTCTTCTGCGTGGACTCACCCCAGCCCCTCTTCTGTGTGACTCCCCCCCAGCCCCTCTTCTGCGTGACTCACCCCCAGGCCCGTCTCCCTCTTCTGCGTGACTCCCCCCCAGCCCCTCTTCTGCGTGACTCACCCCCAGCCCCTCTTCTGCGTGACTCCCCCCCAGCCCCTCTTCTGCGTGGACTCCCCCCCAGCCCTCTTCTGCGTGACTCCCCCCAGCCCCCTCTTCTGCGTGACTCCCCCCCCCAGCCCCCTCTTCTGCGTGACTCCCCCCCAGCCCCCTCTTCTGCGTGACTCCCCCCCAGCCCCTCTTCTGCGTGACTCCCCCCCAGCCCCCTCTTCTGCGTGACTCCCCCCCCAGCCCCCTCTTCTGCGTGACTCCCCCCAGCCCCTCTTCTGCGTGACTCCCCCCCCAGCCCCCTCTTCTGCGTGACTCCCCCCCAGCCCCCTCTTCTGCGTGACTCCCCCCAGGCCCCTCTTCTGCGTGACTCCCCCCCAGGCCCCTCTTCTGCGTGACTCCCCCCCAGGCCCCTCTTCTGCGTGACTCCCCCCCAGCCCCTCTTCTGCGTGActcccccccagcccccccctATAACAACACAGGACAGGTTGTCTGATGGAGGAAGTGCTGCCAGAGACGCTGTTTCAGCACGTCTGTCTGAAAACACTTTTTaccgtaaaaaaaaaataaaaaacttgttttgattgtcccgtgtgtgtgtgtgtatctctgtttgtatttgtgtgtgtgtatctctgttggaatatgtgtgtgtgtgtgtgtgtgtatctctgtgtgtgtgtatctctgtttgtatttgtgtgtgtgtatctctgttggaatgtgtgtgtgtgtgtgtgtatctctgtttgTGTatatctctgtttgtgtgtgtgtgtgtgtgtgtgtgtgtgtgtgtgtgtgtgtatctgtgttgggTATCtactgtgtgtgtatctctgtgtgtgtatatctctgtgtgtatctctgtgtggtgtgtgtgtgtcctacgcgAGCCGGCAGCTTTACACGGCGTGGTAAATGTTGGACGCCACCTGTCGAAGTGATAACGACGACGACTCATGATTTCACACTAATCTGCCTTTCTGCATAAACTTCCTCCTGCCCCTGGGCCTTGTTTCAACACGTAGACCGTCTGGTGTGACGTGGCGAAGGGGGGCGTCGTCAGTAGACCGTATGTGTGGACGTGGCGAAGGGGGCCGTCGTCCAGTAGACCGTCTGTGTGGACGTGGCGAAGGGGACGTCGTCTAGTAGAACCGTCTGTGTGGACGTGGCGAAGGGGGGCGTCGTCCAGTAGACCGTCTGTGGGGACGTGGCGAATGGGGCGGTCGTCCAGTAGAACCGTCTGTGTGGGACGTTGCGAAGGGGGGCGTCGTCCAGTAGACCGTCTGTGTGGACGTGGCGAAGGGGGGCGTCGTCCAGTAGACCGTCTGTGTGGACGTGGCGAAGGGGGGCGTCGTCCAGTAGACCGTCTGTGTGGACGTGGCGAAGGGGGCGTCGTCCAGTAGACCGTCTGTGTGGACGTGGCGAAGGGGGCGTCGTCCAGTAGACCGTCTGTGTGGACGTGGCGAAGGGGGTGTCGTCCAGTATCATGCAAGGTGGCTCGATAGAAGAGACAATTATGATGAGCCTCAGACAGTGGCGCTACTGACAGCTCAGTGATGCTGTCTGTGTCTTGGACTGAGATcagccccccatgggaatcgaacccacaaccctggcgttgcaaacaccatgctctaccaactgagctacagggaatttATCTCTTATGTGATGTCTGTAGGGGCCCTGTGTCTTGGACTGAGATCAGTTATTCATGTGGTTTTTATCTCTTATGTGACGTCTGTAGGGGCTCTGTGTCTctcagaactctctctctctctctatgatcacaatggaagacctaatgttccagaaccctctctctctctctctatgatcacaatggaagacctaatgttccagaaccctctctctctctctctatgatcacaatggaagacctaatgttccagaaccctctctctctctctatgatcacaatggaagacctaatgttctagaaccctctctctctctatgatcacAATCGAAGACCTAATGTTccagaaccctctctctctctctctatgatcacaatggaagacctaatgttccagaactctctctctctctctctatgatcacaatggaagacctaatgttccagaaccctctctctctctctatgatcacaatggaagacctaatgttccagaaccctctctctctctctatgatcacaatggaagacctaatgttccagaaccctctctctctctatgatcacaatggaagacctaatgttccagaaccctctctctctctctctctctctctctctatgatcacaatggaagacctaatgttccagaactctctctctctctctatgatcacaatggaagacctaatgttccagaactctctctctctctatgatcacaatggaagacctaatgttccagaactctctctctctctctctctatgatcacAATGGAATACCTAATGTTCtagaaccccctctctctctctctatgatcacaatggaagacctaatgttccagaactctctctctttctatgatcacaatggaagacctaatgttctagaaccctctctctctctctatgatcacaatggaagacctaatgttccagaaccctctctctctctctctatgatcacaatggaagacctaatgttccagaaccctctctctctctttctatgatcacaatggaagacctaatgttctagaaccctctctctctctctatgatcacaatggaagacctaatgttccagaaccctctctctctctctctatgatcacaatggaagacctaatgttccagaactctctctctctctatgatcacaatggaagacctaatgttccagaaccctttctctctctctatgatcacAAGACCTGTTCATGTAATGTGGCATAACAACGGAGTAACAGTAATTTATTCCCCTCCAGGTTCGGACCTCCAGGTGTGCCAGTCCAGGAACCTGACATGCTGTACTAAGAAGATGGAGGACAAGTACCAGGTGGCGGCCCGGCGGGATGTTCAGAACCTCCTCCAGACCTCCTCCGCCAGCCTCAAGTTCCTCATCTCCAGGAACGTAGCAGCCTTCCAAGgtgagtggagggagggatgggggggggggggggagacaggggtgGGAGGGGTGCAGCAAAGCAGGCGGGCCATGTGTGGAATGAGTGGCCCACAGCAACAGAGCCTGGTCTgtcttccccctcctctcactcTGATCTGGAGATTAGGCTCAGTGAGCTGGGTCCAGTGGTAGTGGCAGGTGGCTAGTCtggctagtctggttcagtgctagtctggttcagtggctagtctggttcagtggctagtctggttcagtggctagtctggttcagtggctagtctggttcagtggctagtctggttcagtggctagtctggttcagtggctcagtgactagtctggttcagtgactagtctggttcagtggctagtctggttcagtggctcagtggctagtctggttcagtggctcagtggctagtctggttcagtggctagtctggttcagtggctcagtgactagtctggttcagtggctagtctggttcagtggctagtctggttcagtggctagtctggttcagtgactagtctggttcagtggctagtctggttcagtggctagtctggttcagtgCTAGTCTTGGTTCAGTGGCTAGTCTGGCtcagtggctagtctggttcagtggctagtctggttcagtggctagtctggttcagtggctcagtggctagtctggttcagtggctagtctggttcagtggctcagtggctagtctggttcagtggctcagtgactagtctggttcagtggctagtctggttcagtggctagtctggttcagtggctcagtggctagtctggttcagtggctcagtggctagtctggttcagtggctagtctggttcagtggctcagtgactagtctggttcagtggctagtctggttcagtgactagtctggttcagtgactagtctggttcagtggctagtctggttcagtggctagtctggttcagtggctagtctggttcagtggctagtctggttcagtgactagtctggttcagtggctagtccggttcagtggctagtctggtttcagtggctagtctggttcagtggctagtctggctcagtggctagtctggtttcagtggctagtctggttcagtggctaGTCCTGGTTCAGTGGCtcagtggctagtctggttcagtggctagtctggttcagtggctCAGTGGCTAGTCTTGGTTCAGTGGCTCAGTGACTAGTCTGGTTGCAgtggctagtctggttcagtggctagtctggttcagtggctcagtggctagtctggttcagtggcactcagtggctagtctggttcagtggctagtctggttcagtggctcagtgactagtctggttcagtggctagtctggttcagtgactagtctggttcagtgactagtctggttcagtggctagtctggttcagtggctagtctggttcagtggctaGTCTGGCTCAGTGGCTAGTCTGGCTCAGTGACTAGTCTGGTTCAGTGACTAGTCTGGCTCAGTGACTAGTCTGGTTCAGTGACTAGTCTGGTTCAGTGACTAGTCTGGTTCAGTGACTAGTCTGGCtcagtggctagtctggttcagtggctcagtggctagtctggttcagtgactagtctggttcagtggctcagtggctagtctggttcagtgACTAGTCTGGTTCAGTGACTAGTCTGGCtcagtggctagtctggttcagtgACTAGTCTGGCtcagtggctagtctggttcagtggctaGGTCTGGGCCCTCAGTGGCTTAGTCTGGCTCAGTGGCTAGTCTGGCTCAGTGGGCTAGTCTTGACTGCGTATGTGGCTAGTCTGGCTCAGTGGCTAGTCAGACACCAGGTCAGTTACTGTCCTGGGACGTGGAGACATCAGGTACAGTTACTGTCTGGGACGTGGAGGACGCAGGTCAGGTTACTGTCTGGGACGTGGAGACGACAGGTCAGTTACTGTCTGGGACGTGGAGAACGCCAGGTCAGTTACTGTCTGGGACGTGGAGGACCCCAGCGTGGAGACGCCCAGGTCCAGCTTACTGTCTCCCTTTAGGGACGTGGGAGACACCCCCCATGTCATGTTACTGATCCTGGGACGGTGGGAGACGCCAGGTCAGGTTACTGCTGGGACGTGGAGACGCCAAGGTCAGTTCCTGTCCTGGGGACGTGGAGACACCAGCGTGGAGACACCAGGTCAGTTACGGTCTGGGACGTGGAGACGCCAGGTCAGTTACTGTCTGGGACGTGGGAGACACCAGGCCAGAGTTAGCAGGACAGGTCGGGTGTCCGGACCACCTGGGTGCTGTTTTGTTCTACCAAAGAAatggtggacagacagagagagacagacagagagagagagacagacagagacagacagagagagacagagagagaggagagacagagagagagacagagacatagtcaGTCACCTCCTTTAAGGTAATTGGTCCAGTCTGttgtcctgtctctgttccctGTATACCTCATGTCTCATCGTCCACCCCACCTCTCTACCCCCTGATTTAATAGCAGCCCCTTGTCAGTGTTCATGTCGCCAACCCAGCGGGACCCTGGGATAGCACAGGTTGCCATGGTCCCAGGACCAACCctgggagagaggaatagagcTCTTCCAGTGACCCACTCAGCAGGCTCCGGCCTAGGCATTGTCCTGGGGCAGCCTGGGTATTGTCCTGGAGACGTGGAGGGACTTTACGACCTGGAGATGGTACACAACCAGCTGTCTCTCAGGGGAGACTGATTCTGTagtaggagagacaggttaatgaAGACCAGCCCCTCAGGGGAGACTGATTCTGTagtaggagagacaggttaatgaAGACCAGCCCCTCAGGGGAGACTGATTCTGTagtaggagagacaggttaatgaAGACCAGCCCCTCAGGGGAGACTGATTCTGTagtaggagagacaggttaatgaAGACCAGCCCCTCAGGGGAGACTGATTAATGAAGACCAGCCCCTCAGGGGAGACTGATTCTGTagtaggagagacaggttaatgaAGACCAGCCCCTCAGGGGAGACTGATTCTGTagtaggagagacaggttaatgaAGACCAGCCCCTCAGGGGAGACTGATTCTGTagtaggagagacaggttaatgaAGACCAGCCCCTCAGGGGAGACTGATTCTGTAGTAGGAGAGAAAGGTTAATGAACACCAGCCCCTCAGGGGAGACTGATTCTGTagtaggagagacaggttaatgaAGACCAGCCCCTCAGGGGAGACTGATTCTGTagtaggagagacaggttaatgaAGACCAGCCCCTCAGGGGAGACTGATTCTGTagtaggagagacaggttaatgaAGACCAGCCCCTCAGGGGAGACTGTTTCTGtagtaggagagagaggttaaTGAAGACCAGCCCCTCAGGGGAGACTGATTCTGTagtaggagagacaggttaatgaAGACCAGACCCTCAGGGGAGACTGATTCTGTagtaggagagacaggttaatgaAGACCAGCCCCTCAGGGGAGACTGATTCTGTagtaggagagacaggttaatgaAGACCAGCCCCTCAGGGGAGACTGATTCTGTagtaggagagacaggttaatgaAGACCATCTGTGTTGAGAGGGTGACTAGTAATGGTACAGTCCTCTTCCCTGAGTCCCTCCTGACGGGGAATAGAGTTAGAAACTCCTCGAGGACTCTCCGTAGCTCACGAGGGATAAAGGATCAATCCACTGTCATTAATTGaccatccctgtctctctcctcatgagTCGTCTGTCCCCGCAGAACGCTGTGGACTGCTGAGTCCACGACTGTTACTGTCTCTGTCTTCCAGTAACACAAACCATTTTGTCCTTCATGTAGACTGAACCAGGCTTCATGTAGACTGAACCAGCCGTTCACAGCCTTCATGTAGACTGAACCAGGCTTCATGTAGACTGAACCAGTCGTTCACAGGCTTCATGTAGACTGAACCAGGCTTCATGTAGACTGAACCAGTCGTTCACAGgcctcctctctgtgtctctcttcctctccttcttcctgGCGTACAGGCCTGGAATGACCCAATGATATGATAGGCTGTTAGAGCTTCCTGGTGTACAGGCCTGGAATGACCCAATGATATGATAGGCTGTTAGAGCTTCCTGCTTCCTGGTGTACAGGCCTGGAATGACCCAATGATATGATAGGCTGTTAGAGCTTCCTGCTTCCTGGCGTACAGGCCTGGAATGACCCAATGATATGATAGGCTGTTAGAGCTTCCTGCTTCCTGGCGTACAGGCCTGGAATGACCCAATGATATGATAGGCTGTTAGAGCTTCCTGGTGTACAGGCCTGGAATGACCCAATGATATGATAGGCTGTTAGAGCTTCCTGCTTCCTGGTGTACAGGCCTGGAATGACCCAATGATATGATAGGCTGTTAGAGCTTCCTGCTTCCTGGTGTACAGGCCTGGAATGACCCAATGATATGATAGGCTGTTAGAGCTTCCTGCTTCCTGGCGTACAGGCCTGAAGGACCCATGATATGATAGGCTGTTAGAGCTTCCTGCTTCCTGTGTACAGGCCTGGGAATGACCCAATGATATGAGGCTGTTAGAGCTTCCTGCTTCCTGGCGTACAGGCCTGGAATGACCCAATGATATGCTGTTAGGCCTCCCAGTTCCTCCCTCCCACAGCCTCTCTGGCCTCCCAGCTTCTCCCTCCCACAGCCTCTCTGGCCTCCCAGCTTCTCCCTCCCACAGTCTCTCTGGCCTCCCAGCTTCTCCCTCACACAGCCTCTCTGGCCTCCCAGCTTCTCCCTCACACAGCCTCTCTGGCCTCCCAGTTCCTCCCTCACACAGCCTCTCTGGCCTCCCAGCTTCTCCCTCACACAGCCTCCCAGCTTCTCCCTCCCACAGCCTCACAGCTTCTCCCTCACACAgcctctctgatctcctccctcgCACAGCCTCTCTGGCCTCCCAGTTCCTCCCTCACACA
This genomic interval from Salmo trutta unplaced genomic scaffold, fSalTru1.1, whole genome shotgun sequence contains the following:
- the LOC115181184 gene encoding glypican-5-like, with amino-acid sequence MGLKQTICCLLVAACVGLSSASPASCDEVRKVFHLRQIGPVNSLPERPREGSDLQVCQSRNLTCCTKKMEDKYQVAARRDVQNLLQTSSASLKFLISRNVAAFQGLE